One window from the genome of Oryza glaberrima chromosome 3, OglaRS2, whole genome shotgun sequence encodes:
- the LOC127765323 gene encoding cytochrome b-c1 complex subunit 7-like encodes MSSMLSAFSQWFVNPRRNPLARLHMQAISSRLRKYGLRYDDLYDPKHDLDIKEALERLPREVVDARHQRLKRAMDLSMKHQYLSENDQAQQTPFRGYLSDMMDLVKKERLEREELGALPLHQRTLP; translated from the exons atgTCGTCGATGCTGTCCGCGTTCTCGCAGTGGTTCGTGAACCCGCGCCGCAACCCGCTCGCCCGCCTCCACATGCAGGCGATCTCCTCGCGCCTCCGGAAATACG GCCTGAGGTACGACGATCTGTACGACCCGAAGCATGATCTGGACATCAAGGAGGCGCTCGAGAGGCTTCCCAGGGAGGTGGTCGACGCCCGCCACCAGCGCCTCAAGCGCGCCATGGACCTCTCCATGAAGCACCAGTACCTCTCCGAAAACGACCAG GCGCAACAGACACCATTCAGAGGCTATTTGAGTGACATGATGGATCTG GTGAAGAAGGAGAGATTAGAGCGTGAAGAACTGGGAGCCCTTCCCCTTCACCAGAGGACCCTTCCCTGA